The DNA sequence aattaaataaataaaacatttcttttttaggtaagaaaatatagaattaattatgGAACAATAATTCAAACAGCATCACCGATTCACCGGTACCACCGCATCATAAATCACACCTTGCTCTCACTTTTCTGAGTGCTCTGTTATCAGTGATTCACTGTGCTCTCGTGAACTCCAAAGCCTCTCACTGCTCCTTTGACTCATTATTAATCCCCCATCTCTCTCCTACTCAATTTTCTCTATCTCAACCGAACGAAtttgcatttctggatttctGGATACTGATTTCCATTTCCCTCCGGCGTTCGTTGCGCAGTGAATCGTCGATTCACAGGTAGTATTCCGTTAATCTGTCTGCGTAAATGTGCATGTTGAATTGCAGCATAATCTTCAGCTAATTTTGGTCGTGTGCAGTTGGTATTATCTGCTCAGGCCAGTTTTACGGATTCCATGGTTCAAGAAGCTCCCAATTCCAATCAGATAATAATGGGGTACGAAATTGTTTACAGCATATTTAGGTATCAAATGCAAAGGCCGTGTTCGCATTTTTCTTGCTGcagtatttgatttatttgtttaaatacATCTGTGCAGGCTGCACAACTCAATGGCAGTCACCTAGCAAGCACGTATTGTGCATTGGCAATATTAAAGACTGTTGGCTATGATTTATCTCAAATTGACACTGAAGTATTATTGAAATCAATGAGAACTCTGCAACGGCCTAATGGATGGTACTATTTAAGTTCATCATTTTTCCCTTGTCATTAATCTATTTCGACGGCTATCTTGTTTGCTTGTAGGGCTTTTACTGCGTGATCCTGCTATTCgttttatcttcattttgCTTGGCATGATAACTGATGTTTCATATTTCCTAGTTTTATGCCCATTCACACTGGAGGAGAAACAGATCTCCGCTTTGTGTTTTGTGCAGGTAAGAAAATTCTTTCAATGGATAGTCaagtttcattttcttctgaATGATGATTCAACTGCGTAGTTTTTGATGTCTTCAGCGGCCATTTGTTCAATGTTGAAGAATTGGACCGGCATGGATCGTGAGAAGGCTAAGGAATTTATTAGAAATTGTCAGGTAGTTCCCCTAACTTCTTAACTTAGCTCATCCGATATTcaccaatattattttcaagaaCTTGCCAATTGACTTTGCCTGCAGTCGTATGACGGTGGATTTGGACTGATTCCAGGTGCAGAATCTCATGGTGAGTGGATTTGAAAATCGTCAAATCAGTTCGTTTGCTATAGTGTGGTTTCTTTCAGAAATTATGAACTCGATGAACCTGCCAATTCATCCCCGTTTTTCTTTGTTGTGTTTTGTGATTAAGCAATCAACACTGGTATTTAAGATGGAGACCTTTCACTTCTTGCAGATATTTTTAACACTTACtgatttgaattgatttaGTGTCACAGGTGGTGCCACTTATTGTGCTGTTGCATCTCTTAAACTGATGGGGTTCTTGGGAGAAGATTCACTATCTGCAGAAGCATCCTCTGATGTCATCAACGTGCCATTGCTTCTGGAATGGAGTTTGCAGGTTTATGCTCTACTATGTTATAGTATAAAACATTAGCCAAGTCTATTTCAATGTTGCGGATGCAGAACAAAGAATAAGTGAAGTTAAATTATACCTGGAATGTCGTTTTATTTTGAGTTCAGATTAAGTCATAAATAATTAGGTCTCCTGTCCAAAAGAAGCATGGAATACACTGAATTTGAGAGAATGGTTTTTAACTCTTTCCTTAGCGAGACCTCGTGTGTTATGTTGCAGAAGCAGGCATTCGAAGATGGTGGCTTCCGAGGTAGAGCGAACAAGGCAACTGATACGTGTTACGCCTTTTGGTGTGTTTTAATGATCCTTGTGTGggtttttcttttaatctttGTCATTTCTTGTATTTGTAACCGaagtagtatcaaattttttaggGTGGGAGGAACTCTAAGGATTCTACAAGCCGATAAATTCATAAACGAGGAAGCATTGCGTGGATTTTTGCTGACTTGTCAATATAAGGTGCTTTTCAACTCTCCTTTTGTGTCTAATAATTGGACTATTATGTTAAGTAGAaccttgaaattttgaaatgcatTACCTCTATTTCCATTGTTTCCCATAACTCggatttttatttgtcaaaaCCATGAAACTCCAAACAATAGCTGCATGCAACAAGAGTATATTGATCTGTCATGTTATTTCTCGACTATTTAGACTGCATATATCACAGATATATATGGTTGCATCAATTTGACACAGTTATTGGTAATGAATCTGTGTAATATGGTACTTTTCATTATCTCCTCTTGGGATCTCTAGTTTTCTTCATGTAGTTTTCATTGTCTGAAAGTTGTGTTTCCGGCTTGACCATGGATGGATCTCTGTTGTGCCAGTATGGTGGTTTCAGTAAATTCCCGCAGATGTTGCCAGATATTTACCACTCCTATTATGGATTTTGCGCATTTAGCATGTTGAGAGAACCTGGTCTCAACCCTTTATGCGTTGAACTGGGTATATCGGCTATTGCTACAATTGGACTTTGAGTGCTGCATTGGCACAAGATCAGACCCGAGTAAAGAAGTATACCGCGATCAGCTACACTAACAGCACCATAACTACAACTTTCTGCAAGAAATTTATCCAGGTCACTGTGTTTCTTTTTCCATTGTCTTGTTTATAAGCCACACATTGCTGTATTAAGTACTACTAACTTATAAGCTTAGTCAAACATctttcttgaatcttgatacAAATACACTTGTGATGAACTTTGACTCGTTTTGCAATTTAGGGTACGGTCTTTGGAATGTCGAAATATGGTCGACATGTTATATTTGTTTCACGCTTAACACACGATTAAGTTTCGTTATCAGAGAGTTGACATGGCATGCCTTACCGAGTTTTACATTCGACATGTCAAGCTTTTTAGtgttaatttcataataaatcaaaaggTTGTGATATTATGATGTAAAACTCGTGTATAATAAACCgaacaaaaacaataaagacatatttcttgattatatattactacttttATTGAGTGTAGACAGCTGAGGTATATTTCATCTCAGCTAGCTGATTATCCTACCTGTAAGAGAACTGGCATATTCTCTCAAATAAATTACTTTCAAAAGGGAATgtcttatttataaattcgGAGTACTATATCAAtcattacatttttcatttttattttgatccgTGCAGTAGATATCCTCTCGCCAATTCCGGTTGCTAACCATCGGTCATGGTTACGGTTCCAGTTCCAAAATTGATAGCGTCGGTTTGAATCTGATTGAATCCACAATTCTGATCGGTTAGAATCCGATTGTTGAATTGACAATTCCGATTTAACCATGCAGCCTTAGATTCATTATGAGCATTTTAATGATGGGACATAgtgtttgaaataaaaaatgggaGGAAATATGTCCAAGAAATCTGAGAAAGGAATGATTATTGTTGTTAGGCACATTACTTTAGGTTAGCACGCACGAGACTGTTTTTCACGGGTTAATGTTTgcattttgttctttttgaAAAGGCCAAACCTTACGCTACACTTTCCCACCATTACTTAAATGATTTACGCCCCAAAACTATAgattgttttgaaaatattcttATTCACAGTATTACTCATATTGTAACCGATGAAACTCAAATTAATAAGTTAGGAGTTTGagatcaattattttaattcgagaaataattatataatatgttcGGGTTATATCGTTGTCAAGAGGCCCACACCTACTTTCTTTTCTAATTTCAACTCATCACTGTCACACTCATTctactttcatttttggatattAGAAAATTAGATGATAAGTTGTGGAATAATAGACCATGGTGTATGAATTGGATAATGGGATTCGAATGATAGaatttttgaattcaaattatgGACGtagaatttaatttcaaataaaaagctACTTATATTACTAAAAAAGTTAGGTACAAGATTCGGATGACAGATTTTTGAATCAAAATTATGGACgtagaatttaatttaactcACAATAAAtagttcataattatataatactagtactaaaaaaattaggaaTATACTTATTCTACCTTTCacttaaataatttatcaatattggCCATCTCTCAttctataaatgaataaagttCTCCTTATAACAAGATAATTACGTTAATACgcactaaataaacaaatactaataaaatcatataGGATAAGTAAAAGATCCCTTGCAAAAATGAATGCAATCATTCATACAAAACACAAGAGATAATTAATTTCAGGAGCATTTCTTCACAAATTTACATCATAATCTACAAAAACCTCTCCCTTCAACATGCACAACAAAATTTTCCAAGTATACAACAATTAAACTAATACAAATTCAACTcccacataaaaaaattatgaaaaaaacgATCATTTCCTATTCataacaaaaacaagaaatcaaatcagaaaaaaaaaaaaaaaaaaaaaaaaaaaaactcatctAAAAAATTCACCTAGAacattttgatgaagaaaaacACTCTTCATTTTCAACTCTTTTATCAATAACCAACTCAATAAACTccccattttctctctcctcgcCGCCCTCCTCCCTCCTCCGCCGCTTCTCCTCCGCCTCCCTCAGGAACCTAAACACCGGCGGCGGACTCGCCCGCCTCCGGTTAAACTCCGCATCCCCCTCCCACTCCCCGCCGAACGACGGCGTCAGCGGCGGCGTGAAGTACGGCGGCGACGCCGCCGGCGTCAGAAACGGCGTCTCCAAAATCTGCAGCAAATCGCTCAAATTGAAGCCCCCATCTTCCGATTCCAAATCCTCCTTAGTCTCCTCCGCGATCGTGAAGAGAAATCGCGGGAAGCTCCCCATGTTCTCCTCCGCAAACGGCTTCTTCAGCCAGAGGTCTTTGGACTGCGGCTCGTGgacggcggaggaggaggtgggCCCCCTGCAGAATTGGAGAATGTGCGAAAAGTTGGATCTTTTTTGATGGGTTTGGGTTTGTTGGTGGTTCTTCTTTCGCCATAGGAGGTAGTAGAGCTCGGCGGCGAGGGCGAGGAGGAGGCTGCCGAAGATGATGCATAATCCCAGGCCTAATTTGGTTAtggatttcatttttgttttttggggATGAATTGCTATGAGGGAATGGGATTGAGTTTTTTCATTAGTTTGAGAGTGTTTGAGGAATTTGGTTTGTGGTGTGAGAGGGAGTGGGGTTTGGTTTTGGGGGTTGATGAGGTTTTGTGGGGACAAAAGGGGGAGAGGgaatgtgtgtttgtgtgtgtttatgGATGGTGATAGGCTGTAAAATGATGGAAAGATTCATAGATAATGGATCATGCAAGCTGTTTTGGTTTGTTTTAGTAAGGGTCTAATCATAAATCCGATATTAGAAGGTGGTGTATGATAATTGAACCGTTAGAACTTAGAAGTGACGGATTTACCTTTCTAGTCCGATCGGAGAGCTTACTTGCCtcttattagagcatctccgaTTAGGGAAAGATAATTATACTTCTTCAAAAGTATTGCAATGAATTCAAAGAGAAGAAGGTAAATTAGAAGGCAAACAagaataactaactttttatgTGTAAAGAAGAGGTAAATATCTCTTCTCAAAATTAAGAAGGTACCTTCTCTAATACCATTCCCttggagaataaaattttatgaagaagaGGTAAATATGGTATTTATATCTCTTTACTTCTGcatttatcttttctattGGAGACGCTCTTATCGAGCTGGAAAATACTTTGTATACCGCTTCTTGATACGAATATATATTGTTGTTCAATACATGGCATATATGATGAAATGGTTTAATGGGAAAGCTGTTAGAAGGCGGTGTATGAAAATTGAATGTTAGGAGTGATGAATTTACTTTTCAACCCATTCAGAAAGTTAAATTGTCTCTTATTATCGAGCTTAAATATGCTTTCtttcattcaaatatactatGTAAAGTATTGTGTAAATTTTTATAcgtatcatttattttactttattattgaGCTCATTTATACTAATACTTACATCTTATTtctatggagtaataaaatgaaatcttACTTTATAGtaaatcaaattttgcatcattaatttaattcaaaagcTCATTATCTAACACTACTCATATTCCATACTTCATAAGCTTGTTCACACATTCCTCGTTCATTATACTTTATAGTTTATTGTTCATTTATCAACACTATCTTTACCCaatcaaaagtaaaaaagcaAGAGAGTAAAACAATAGAGAAATGACAAGTATGAAAACATGAGTCACATTCGCACTCTTGGTAGGTTGTGTCACGGCCGACGCCAATGCAACGTCGGCCGCTCCTCCGCCAACCCCTCCTTGCCGCACCTCCAAATTAAAATGGTATAGATACGCCTTGAAGATTTCATAATCATTGATTCATGGGTTTAAACACGCTTTTAGCAGGGGATCAAATGGCATTTTATTAAAGCGTAAATTTGTATAACTGTGTAAAATTGGACACTACcaagaaaagtgaaaaagggtaagaacaaaaaatgagttgaaaaataattattacaaTTGCTTACACAATTTATCACATGTGAGCATATCTCGAAATCTGATATCTTTTCAACCATACCAGATGCACCAAATGCACTTGTGTTTTTCAGcatttcactatttatttCATAACTTTTGTCatagtttgtttgttttgtactAGTATGTTCATACAAAATGTATATCATTAGTATGTGACAGTATTAGAATAAATGTGCTATATCTCGAGAATGTAAAAAGTGGGTCGTGTGCATATAAAAGCAAGAAAGAAATCCTTATCATAGAGTTATTTTTATGTCCTATGTAatgtgatttttctttttagtttaatgaTAAATTGTAACGTTATAAAATCTCAAAACGACATTGTTTGAggttcatttttgaaaaaataatacgcATATCAGAGTGACAACCATAGCATTTTCTACCAACCCTTAGGTCTTCCTTGCGATATAAAGTGAATTCGAATGTACTAACATTTtgtatgatattttctaataTGCTATATGAAATGTAACAAGAAAATGTGACCACTATGAGAAAAGAACATGACAGAAATGTCGAATTTGACTTTCGAGTTAAAGTACCAACTATATGACAAAATTATCTAATCCTACTATTCAAGTCTAGATTTTCCTACACACCACCAATTAATGGCATTGCATAGAGAGGTTTATTGTAAACATTTTCTAATGAATATACACTCTTAATCAACCATTCCTAAGTTAGTTGTCACAGTCcaaattatttatgtattgtTATATTCAATGTTTAATTGGCATTCTAAGATAGAGAGGTTTAGAGGTTTATTTGCGCTCATGACCTGTCACAGACCAAATAAAAATCGATTTATTTTACGCTCCATTAGGGTATCTCCAACGGCGCCCTTCCCGTTCGCCCGTCGGGGACGGGCGACCTGACGGGCGGCATAGTGGgcgggaagggcgcccacgcccgtcccgagtgCCGAGTGCCCCTGCGATGGCCTCGCCCCTCCCGTCGACGGGCGAGTGGGACGGgcgccactgtggcgaaggtCGCCCGTCCCACTTGGACGTCCgacattttaagttttttttttcttttttttctatcaactatgtaacttttttttccgaatgatgtatgttttttttattattgaaatattcgtatttcccgttcgtatttgtgtcgaattttaattccgtgcattttaatttaattgtgggaagggcgagtgggaagggctagtgcagtgggaagggCGAGTGATGTGGCAATGAAATGAGAGGAGCTAGTGCTGACATGGCATGGGAAGGACGAGTGGGAGGGACGCCGTCAGAGACACCCTTAGTTAATGAGCATTCAAAAGTATGAAAATCCAGAATAATATATGCAGAGGAAGATAGAAATATCACTTTATTATATCACACAAAAAACAAGTACAGAACATATAAAGCAGGAATAtagaaatactagtactactaagTTCCGATATTAGACGATAACAAAAACAACCAAGTCCACCAATTATTAAAAGCTTAATCAACTTCCTCAATCTTGGGGCCAGCACCACCGCCGCTGCTACCGCCAGCACCACCGCCAACAGACGGGCCATCTTCATCCATGCCATCAACGCCACCACTGCCCTGATACATCTTGGCGATAATCGGGTTGCAGAGACCCTCCAGCTCCTTCATCTTATCCTCGAACTCATCCGCCTCCGCGAGCTGGTTCCCCTCCAGCCACTGGATCGCACCATCGATGGCATCCTCGATCTTCTTCTTGTCCGCAGCATCGAGCTTCGACGCGATCTTCTCGTCCTTGATCGTGTTCCTCATGTTGTACGCATAGTTCTCCAGCGCGTTCTTCGCCTccaccttcttcttcacctCCTCGTCCTCGGC is a window from the Salvia hispanica cultivar TCC Black 2014 chromosome 1, UniMelb_Shisp_WGS_1.0, whole genome shotgun sequence genome containing:
- the LOC125191504 gene encoding uncharacterized protein LOC125191504, whose amino-acid sequence is MKSITKLGLGLCIIFGSLLLALAAELYYLLWRKKNHQQTQTHQKRSNFSHILQFCRGPTSSSAVHEPQSKDLWLKKPFAEENMGSFPRFLFTIAEETKEDLESEDGGFNLSDLLQILETPFLTPAASPPYFTPPLTPSFGGEWEGDAEFNRRRASPPPVFRFLREAEEKRRRREEGGEERENGEFIELVIDKRVENEECFSSSKCSR
- the LOC125191488 gene encoding geranylgeranyl transferase type-1 subunit beta-like, whose amino-acid sequence is MFGIICSGQFYGFHGSRSSQFQSDNNGAAQLNGSHLASTYCALAILKTVGYDLSQIDTEVLLKSMRTLQRPNGCFMPIHTGGETDLRFVFCAAAICSMLKNWTGMDREKAKEFIRNCQSYDGGFGLIPGAESHGGATYCAVASLKLMGFLGEDSLSAEASSDVINVPLLLEWSLQKQAFEDGGFRGRANKATDTCYAFWVGGTLRILQADKFINEEALRGFLLTCQYKYGGFSKFPQMLPDIYHSYYGFCAFSMLREPGLNPLCVELGISAIATIGL